TCTCTCCCAAAAGTTCCCTTGGATGCCCCGGTGGCCTAGTCTGGATAGGGCGCGAGGCTGCGGACCTCGAGGTCCGGGGTTCAAATCCCCGCCGGGGCGCCACATCTTTGTTCTTGAACAACCCGTACTTAAAAGGTAAACCAAAAATTTTTAAATAACTCTTGGTAATTAAAATACAGAACGTTTCTCACCCACTAGAACACAGCACTGTTTTGACGGGAGGTGATAGCAGTGATAGAGGATGCACTTATACTCTACCTGCTCAGCAATGCAAGGACTAAACAAGAGAGGAGAAAGAAAAGAAAGTTCTTGTCCTCTTGATCCCCTAAATTTCGAAAAGCTTAAATACCTCTTTTAGTAAATTAAAGTTAGAAAAAATTGAGGGGGTGATAAGATGACATACGTGGCAGTATTGGCAAACATCAATGGGAACTTCCCTGCCCTTGTAAAAGCCCTCGGAAGAATTGAGGAGCTTAAGGAAGAAGGTTATGACATTGAAAAATACTACATCCTCGGAAATATAGTTGGGTTGTTCCCCTATCCAAAGGAAGTTCTCGATGTTCTCGATGATCTGATGAAGGACAACCATGTAAAGATAATTCGCGGAGAATTCGACCAGATAATAGCTATGAGCGATCCACACGCTGAAGGGCCAGATTACATCGACGAACTTGCCCTTGAGCCATACATAAAAGAGGCATTAAAATACACATGGGAGAAGCTTGGCCATGAAGGAAGGGAGTTCATAAGAGATTTGCCTATATATCTAGTTGACAAAATAGGCAAGAACGACATTTTCGGAGTTTATGGAAGCCCATTAAATCCCTTCGAGGGTAAGGTTCTTCCAGAACAGCCCACCTCATATTATGAAGCCGTCATGAGACCGGTAAAAGACTACGAACTTCTATTAGTAGCATCCCCAAAACTCCCCGTTAATGCCATGACGAGGTACGGAAGGGTAGTATGCCCCGGTAGCATTGGATTCCCACCAGGAAAAGAGCATAAGGCAACTTTTGCCCTCATAAATGTTGACAATCTGCACACAAAATTCGTAGAAGTTGAATATGACAAGAAAATCATAGAGGACAAAATCAAAGCAGAAGGATTGCCAGAGGAGCTCATTAAAATCCTCTATCACGGAAAGGTTTAAAGAGCTTGAACACCCTTTTTATTTCTTTTCTGAACATTCCAACGTATACTACAAAAACCAACAGCAAGAGAGTTTTTGATAGGAATATCGTGAACTGCAGTAAAACAGCCACAACAAATTGAGCATAAGAGGTGAACGAAACCCCTAACTTCTTGTTTGCTACGATTGATGTGCCAATTAGTATCGAGAGATATCCTAAAAAGAGCCCGGAGACAGTTCCATATTCTTCAAAGGAACTTATCAAAAGCAACCAAGCAACGAGAGAAACCACAGCGCCCAAGAGTGCAATGATAGTCCCTTCTTTCACATACCTTGTTGAATTCAGTGCTACTATGCTGGGGTTATAGGCAATATACGTTTCTACAGCTATAAGAGCTAGGTAGAACTCACTGCCCAGACTAAACCCAAAGAGGAGCGACAAAATCTCCCTACCTACAAGTAGAAGGAGAAAAATCACCAAAGCCACTAAAAGGGATAGCAACTTTGTAGATTCCTCGGCAAGCCACTTTACATATTCCATCTCATCTTTTCCGTATTTATAGGAATACAGAGGCATTATCGCTGATTGAAACACCTGGGGCATGTAAGTCAACAAAAATGCCGCAGAGAGCGAGGCGGAAACCACACCGGCAACTTTGGGAGAAGCAAGCCTCTCGCTTAGAAAATACGGAGCTTGGACAAGAAAAACTCCTGAAATTGTTCCAAGGAATGCAAAGCTGGAATACCTTAGGAGAATTTTAAAAGTCTCGGAGGTAGGTTTTCCAAAGAGCTTTTCTTTAAGGAGATATAAAAACCCGAAGAGAACTACACCAGAAAGAAGGCTGATATAGGGTAGATAATAGTTTTCCGACAGAAATCCGCCAATAAATAGCACAAACGCTCCCAGCATTGCATAAGCGTAAATCTCACCTCGATGGAGACCATAAATAAAGCTACGAAACGTTAACTGAAGCGCCCTTAAAACCGCCAGAAGGGCCAAATAAAAGTTGAAGGGAATTAAAACCAAGCCAATAAAAGGAAAAGAAAATCCCAACGTTGCTATGGATTTTATTTTTTCTATTTCCCCTTTTCCCAGAAACTCGGAGGCGTACTTCCCCAAAGCAACAGCAAAAAAGCTTAACGGAATGGCCAATAAGAACGCCTGCGATATGAGTGAATTCACTTTTCCCAGAACTTCAACGCCAAATCTTCTTGAGATAACTATGCTGTAGATAAGCCTGCTGAGACCAAAGAGGGCAAGAGCCACTATACTAGCTATCGAATGCCGTAACATGACCTTCTTCTCGTAACTCATGAAAGAAAAATAAATAGAGCAGAATTTAACCTTTGCGGAACCCTAAATAGAAGCCTGCAACAAATGCTCCAGTACCTGGTAAAATCCCCACTACTTTATCGGCCAAAGTTAAAGTTGAGGTAGTTGCGCTTTCTGCAAGGTTGAAGAGAGCATCGGTGTTTATTGTTATAACTCCTTTTTGCTGAAGCCAGAAGAGACTCAACAGATATGCACCTATCAAGGTAAGCACTATTTTTATGAACTTTTTAAGCGCATAACCTGTTATAAAGCCAACAACGGCTCCAATTCCCATATCTCCCATTATTCCACCAAAGTCAAGGTTCATGGTGGCTCACCATTTGTTTTTGAGTTTTTGCAATTAAAACCCTTTTGCTTTTGGATTTTATAGCGACAAAATGTTTAAATTATATGAAAACCCAATATTTATAAAGCATAAAAGTTTTAAAGATGAATAATATGTATCATTGAGGGTGATATATATGACAACTCCTATGGAGAGACTTAAAGAGAAGATGACAAAGGAAGTTCTGTGGATTTACATACTGAGATTGCTAAAAGACAGGCCTATGTACGCATATGAACTCAAAAATGAAATAAGAGAGAGATTTGGATTTGAGCCCGCTACTGTAAGTAGCTATGTGGTGCTTTACAAGCTTGAACACGATGGATACGTCACTTCAGAATGGCACGAAAGCGAAACCGGAAAACCCTCAAGGAAATACTACAAGCTTACAGAAAAGGGAGAAAAACTCCTCGAAGATGGAATAAAATTTATAGAAGAAACATTAAACAAGCTTAAGTAGTTCTAACGTCCTGCTCCTCCTCTTGGTTCTTTAGCTTTTGGCCTTAGTCCCTTGTATCCGCACTTCCTGCACTTCTCTGCTTTCCATGGGTTAGTGGCACCGCATCTCATACATATGTACTTCCTAAATATTCTTGCCTCAGCTTCAGGAAACCTCGCCATTTTAATCCCTCCATGATCTTGACTGTGTTCACTTACAAGCATTTCTTTTTAAGCTTTACCTTTTTTGAATTACCGAAAGCTTTTTATTCGAACTTTGCTCTTTCACTTATGAGCGGGGGTGCCCGAGCCTGGCCAAAGGGGCCGGACTTAAGATCCGGTGCCGTAGGGCTACGCGGGTTCGAATCCCGTCCCCCGCACCATATCTGAAAAAAGCGGACTTTTTTAAGAAAATTTTAACCAAAAAAACAAATAGAAAACTTATGGACTTACTCAACAGAGGCAAAGTACTCCTGGAGTTCTTGGGCTTTAATTGAAAGTGTTTTTCCATGCTCATTGAAGTTTATTGACTTGACAACTCTAAAGGTAATCTCTCCCTCTTCTAGTTTAACTTCAAAAACCCTACTTGCGATCTCTTCCGCCTCTTGAACAATATCTTCTCTGATGATGCCCGTGTTCATAAACACAACTCCTGTGCTTTTCTCATATCCCAAAAGCGGTCTAACCATGCTCCCGAAAAATGCCTCCAACGTTGCCGGGTCTTCTGATAAGAGCTTTATGAGTTTTTCAGTTCCGAGTCCTATTCTAACAAAGTAATCATGCTTCTCTGCAAGCTGTTTTAGTATTTTAACAAATTCATTTTTCATGACAGAGGGTTCTAAGGTTAAGGAAATTCTCTCGAGTACGCTTCCAGTAGTTATTGCCCCACCAAGTTTTATTACCTGCGCCTCATCAATCAACTTGGTGTTTATTCCAGCAAATTTCAAATGAGCTTTGAGCACGTGAAGTTGATCCGCTATGTCTATTATGATGAAGGGAATGTTCTCTTTCTTTAAATACCGCAGGAGGAGGTAAACTACTAAATGAATTGGCTCGCTTGAGGTGTACTCAACGAGAATCAGCTCTCCCCTTTGAATTGTTTTATTGTATTCAAATACCGTCTCTTCAAACTTTTTGGACATCACAATCATCCCCAGCTCTCTGTTCTATTAAGAAATTTAGGTAACTTAAGGTTAAAAATTTTTCCAAACATGCCTTCAAAGGTTTGAATTTCGTACAACCAGATTAAAGATATTCCAGAAATTTGCAGAGAGTTCGAGACTTCGAGATAGAAACGTGTAAAGAGGATAAAGTTTAATAAGTTCAAGATACAAACTAAAAATATTCGTGAGAAGCTTTTTATAGTTCCACAACTACTCATATATAGGATGAATTATTTCAATTTTCAATTTTAAGAATGTTCATATGACAAAATCCAACAGGAGAGTGAGAAACATGGAAACTTTTGAGAGAGATGTTTTCAATCAGCTTAGAAAAATAAGAAGGGGAGAAGACGTTTTGGTGGAATATACCTCTTCCGAACCAATCCATCTTATATTCTGTACCGCCATTAACTATGCAAAGCAGAGCAATACTAAGGTGCTTCTGGTGGATATACTCGACCAGCTCCACCTCTTAAAGGCTCATCTTGAGCTTGCAGGTATTGACTCGTCTTTTATAGAAAACCTGCCGGTAATTAAGTTTGGTGGAGTTATGAAAACGGGCAAAATCCTCAAGAGGATAGAGCTAAAAAGCGAGATCTCCATATGGAGAGAGCAGTATCTGGAAGCCCTCACGGAGTTTCAAAGAGAAGAAGAGAGCGAATTCGCTATAAGAATTGTTGTGGGAATAGAGAAACTCATAAGGCTCTATGAAGATGATCCCAGAGCATTGGAAACGTTTTTCGGAACAATAATACGGCCTTTCCTTGGGGATGAGAAGAGAGTGCTGGTGACGTTGGTTAACACATCCCTCCTAAACGAAGAAATTCTCCAGGAGTTCAGAGAGCACTCAAGCAGAAGCTTCCTCGTTCAGCTATCGGAAAAGAGGATACACTTCCAAGTAATAAGGTCAGTTGATTTTGAGGATTATGGAAAAACCTTCAGCATCGAAGCTCAAGAGCTCCAAGATTCTCTAATTAAATTAAAAAGAGGTTAAAGCTTCCTCAAACTTGGGAACCAGTACTTTTTGCCCTTCTTCTCTTTTTCCTCGTCCCATTCGTGTAGAATTTTGACAGCTTCGCTTGCAACTAATGCCGCCTCCCTTTCTCCGGCTTTTCCAAACTCATTGGTTATTCGGTTCGCAAAAACCGCACAAACGCAACCTGCCCTAAGACCATAGATGTTCGCGAGGGTGTAAAGGGTAGCCGCTTCCATCTCAAAGTTCGTAACTTTAGCCTGCCTCAGGTCGTCTATGAGGTGCTTCGCAAAGCTCGGGAAGTAGCCATTTAACCCGGGCCTTGCTTGACCCACATAAAAGCTGTCAGTAGAGGCTGTAATTCCAACGTGGTATCTAACTCCCAATGTTTCCGCAGCTTCGATTAAGGCTAAGGTAACCTCAATATCGGCGCTTGCTGGGTATTCAACTCTAACATACTGCTTCGACGTCCCTTCAAGTCTAACAGCTGCTTTCGCTATTATCAAATCACCAATCTCTATCCCGGGCTGGATTGCTCCCGTCGAGCCTACCCTAATGAAAGTGTCAGCGCCTATTGCTGCTAATTCCTCTATTGCTATTGCCGTTGAAGGCCCTCCTATTCCCGTTGAGGTTACGCTTATAGGAACGCCTTTATACTTACCCGTGTGGGTTCTGTACTCCCTGTGGAATGCTATTTCCTTTGCTTCATCCCACAGAGAGCTTATCTTGGGCACCCTCTCAGGATCACCTGGGAGGAGAACGTAGCGAGCAACATCACCGGGCTTACAGGCTATGTGGTATTGGTACCCCTCTTCCGTTTGAGGCCTATCAGCGGGCATAAACTTTTTCATTTCCCTCACCCCCACATGAATTTTGGAAAAGGGATATATAAATGAAATCCCTACTGCAAAGGGTGAGAAGATGCTAAAGTGTCTAAGATGCGGAAGGACTTATGAAGGCTTTAAAATTATGTGCGAATGCGGAGGAGTTCTTGAATACATTGAGGAAAGGGAAGGTAGTTTTAAGGGGTTGCTGAGAGAAGAATTCCTAGACGTGAGGAGGTACCTCAGTTTCTTACCCCTAAAAGAGGAGTTTTTGCCAAAGTTGACGCTCCCAATAACTCCAATAGTTGGGAGAAAAATCGAAGGGGTCAACGTTTTCTTCAAGCTTGAATACCTAATGCCCAGCGGTTCCTTCAAGGACAGGGGCACTTACGTAACCCTTGCAAAGCTGAAGGAAGAGGGCATAAGGGATGTAACACTTGACTCTTCAGGAAATGCAGCGTTGAGTTTGGCGCTCTTCGCAAAAAGTGAAGGGATAAATGCCCATATCTTCATTCCAAAACACACAAGTGAAGGAAAAAAGAGACTTCTAAAACTATTAGAGGCAGAGGTTCATGAGGTTGAGGGATCACGAATGGAAGTGCATGAAAGGGCAAGAAGCTTTCGGGAGGGAATTTACATATCGCACTGGTACAACCCCTATTTCATTGAAGGCACAAAAACAATAGCTTATGAGGTTTATGAGCAGATAGGAAGTGTGGACTACGCGTTAGCACCCACCGGAAGTGGGACTCTATTTTTGGGTCTCTATAAAGGGTTTAAAGATTTGGAGGCATTTGAAGAAGCAAGAATTCCAAGAATGATCGCCGTCCAAGGAAGAGGATATGAAAGCCTATGCAAGAGAAGTAAAGAAAAAAGCAGACTTGCAGAAGGGATAGCTATTCCAGAACCCCCCAGAAGGGAACAGATGCTCAAAGCCCTAAAAGAGAGCAATGGAGCATGTGTTTCTGTGGGAGACGAAGAGATAGCAGAGGCTATAAAAGAGCTTATTTCTATGGGCTTTTTAGTCGAACCAACGTCAGCAACAGCCTATGCTGCATTTAAGTTACTCTTAGAGGAGGGTTATTTTGAAAAAGGCACAAAAGTGCTCATTCCCCTTACCGGTTCTGGGCTGAAAAGCGTTTAATGGAGCCGGGAGGGGGATTCGAACCCCCGTAAAGCGGATCTGCAGTCCGCCGCCTCACCTCTAGGCTATCCCGGCATTTTACCCGAAGAAGATATTTTGGCGCCGCGGCGGGGATTTGAACCCCGGAGGGACCACGCCCACCGGCTTAGCAGGCCGGCGCCCTACCAGGCTAGGCTACCGCGGCACGTCCAACATTAAGGAGTTTGGGAGGGTATTTAAATCTTTCGCAAAAGGCAACGCCGAGGATAGATATAAATACCTCTGCTCTCTATTTAAAACTGATGGAGCTCTTTAACTCAAAGCTGTGTGCTTTATGCAAAGGGAGGAAACTCCTGTGTGGAAGGCCTACGTGCCCAATTCTCGAACGCTTTAGGGTAGTCAAGAATGTAGAACATAAGATAAACCGTAGAGAGATTTTTGGCTCATCTCCCCCAAGCATATTTGTTGGCGAATACGGCTATCCCAAAGTCCGTATCGGGCCCCTCGTTCCTCCAATAGAGGGAAACACTTCCCATCTCGACAGTCCTCTAAAATGGGAGAACAAAACAATAAGGGATATCCTCTACTATCGCTCTCTTCTTGTCATGGGGGAGATGAAAGCAGATGTTAACGTGAGAAAAAGCGAAAGAATCCTTGAAGAAGTTCAAGAGCTGGCAATGTCGGTAAAGCCCGTGGACAGCGAGATTCTCCTCAAAAAGAGACCAGTTCTAAAAGTTCTTCCAAGTGAATTTGCTCCCCCAGTAGGGCCAAAGGCAGAGCTCCTAGACTTTGAGCTCACGGAAAACCCAAAAATACCGAGGAAAACGGATTACGTAGTTAGTGATGAACTAAAAGCCGAACAGGCAATAATGCGACTCTACAACTGGGGCTTTGATGAGTACTACATAATAAGACTCCTCTCTGCAGGACTTTTGGGCATTAACAGAAAGCTCGTTCCGACAAGGTGGAGCATCACAGCTGTGCAGGATACCATAGGTAAAAAACTAAGGAAAGAAATCCTGCATTATGAGCCCATAAACGAATTTGAGCTCTACTTTTACGAATTCTTGGGGAACAGATATGCTGTGCTTTTGATGCCCGAAACTTACGCCTTTGAACTTTTGGAGGTATGGCTCAAAGGCTCTTTGTTTGGAAGCGACGAACCCGAAGTAATCCATGACTATGAGGACTTTCGCGGTATTAAGGGGTACGCTGAAGAGACCACAGGAGCGTATTATGCCGCCCGTTTGAGTGTTCTTGAAAGCCTTAGGAAAAGAAGAAGGCAGGCAAGAATAATAGTGTTCAGGGAAGTAACTCCAAAGTACTACGCTCCCGTAGGTGTGTGGCAGATAAGGGTGGGAGTAAAGAAAGCTATGGAGAACCCGATAGGAAGATTTAGCACACTTCAGGAAGCCTTCAATGAACTCAGAAAATTCCTTGAGCTAAAGCTTGAGAAATACCTAGAAAAAAGCTGGATTCTGAGGATGAGAAAGCAGAGGACACTCGACTATTACTTTAATCCTCATTAATTACCATAAGGTAACTTTTATATAATGCGATTGTCTAATCACATATGGAGTTTTTCACATTCTAAGGGAAGTGAAGCCACATGCCAGACTGGATAGGTGCGGCCAATGCCGTTGGGAATCTGATACTCCGGTTTGTAGTAATTATCTTGGCTATCCTAGTACGAAGGGAGTTAAAAAGAAGAGAGACACCCATGTCAATTTTAAAGTTTTATGATCTTCTGGTGATTAGCTTTGTGTTTTATGCTGTGTCGAAGATATTCTTCCTGCCCTTAAATTTGGATAGAGCAGGTTTTATCGATATAAGTGATAGCACCGCTAGGACACTCAATAGGATTGCCAACTTTTTAATAAACATCTTCGGAGTTCTTTTGGTATACGCATGGATAAAGCTGTTTAGGACTCTAACCCAGAGGTATAGGCTAATTCCCGTCGTTCCAACGATTCCAGGCGAGATCGCTAAAAGTCTTCCTCCGGGATTATACATAGC
Above is a window of Thermococcus alcaliphilus DNA encoding:
- a CDS encoding PadR family transcriptional regulator, with the protein product MTTPMERLKEKMTKEVLWIYILRLLKDRPMYAYELKNEIRERFGFEPATVSSYVVLYKLEHDGYVTSEWHESETGKPSRKYYKLTEKGEKLLEDGIKFIEETLNKLK
- a CDS encoding Nre family DNA repair protein, which encodes MMELFNSKLCALCKGRKLLCGRPTCPILERFRVVKNVEHKINRREIFGSSPPSIFVGEYGYPKVRIGPLVPPIEGNTSHLDSPLKWENKTIRDILYYRSLLVMGEMKADVNVRKSERILEEVQELAMSVKPVDSEILLKKRPVLKVLPSEFAPPVGPKAELLDFELTENPKIPRKTDYVVSDELKAEQAIMRLYNWGFDEYYIIRLLSAGLLGINRKLVPTRWSITAVQDTIGKKLRKEILHYEPINEFELYFYEFLGNRYAVLLMPETYAFELLEVWLKGSLFGSDEPEVIHDYEDFRGIKGYAEETTGAYYAARLSVLESLRKRRRQARIIVFREVTPKYYAPVGVWQIRVGVKKAMENPIGRFSTLQEAFNELRKFLELKLEKYLEKSWILRMRKQRTLDYYFNPH
- a CDS encoding lipopolysaccharide biosynthesis protein, whose amino-acid sequence is MSYEKKVMLRHSIASIVALALFGLSRLIYSIVISRRFGVEVLGKVNSLISQAFLLAIPLSFFAVALGKYASEFLGKGEIEKIKSIATLGFSFPFIGLVLIPFNFYLALLAVLRALQLTFRSFIYGLHRGEIYAYAMLGAFVLFIGGFLSENYYLPYISLLSGVVLFGFLYLLKEKLFGKPTSETFKILLRYSSFAFLGTISGVFLVQAPYFLSERLASPKVAGVVSASLSAAFLLTYMPQVFQSAIMPLYSYKYGKDEMEYVKWLAEESTKLLSLLVALVIFLLLLVGREILSLLFGFSLGSEFYLALIAVETYIAYNPSIVALNSTRYVKEGTIIALLGAVVSLVAWLLLISSFEEYGTVSGLFLGYLSILIGTSIVANKKLGVSFTSYAQFVVAVLLQFTIFLSKTLLLLVFVVYVGMFRKEIKRVFKLFKPFRDRGF
- a CDS encoding FUN14 domain-containing protein codes for the protein MNLDFGGIMGDMGIGAVVGFITGYALKKFIKIVLTLIGAYLLSLFWLQQKGVITINTDALFNLAESATTSTLTLADKVVGILPGTGAFVAGFYLGFRKG
- a CDS encoding DUF257 family protein, with amino-acid sequence METFERDVFNQLRKIRRGEDVLVEYTSSEPIHLIFCTAINYAKQSNTKVLLVDILDQLHLLKAHLELAGIDSSFIENLPVIKFGGVMKTGKILKRIELKSEISIWREQYLEALTEFQREEESEFAIRIVVGIEKLIRLYEDDPRALETFFGTIIRPFLGDEKRVLVTLVNTSLLNEEILQEFREHSSRSFLVQLSEKRIHFQVIRSVDFEDYGKTFSIEAQELQDSLIKLKRG
- the udp gene encoding uridine phosphorylase, with amino-acid sequence MKKFMPADRPQTEEGYQYHIACKPGDVARYVLLPGDPERVPKISSLWDEAKEIAFHREYRTHTGKYKGVPISVTSTGIGGPSTAIAIEELAAIGADTFIRVGSTGAIQPGIEIGDLIIAKAAVRLEGTSKQYVRVEYPASADIEVTLALIEAAETLGVRYHVGITASTDSFYVGQARPGLNGYFPSFAKHLIDDLRQAKVTNFEMEAATLYTLANIYGLRAGCVCAVFANRITNEFGKAGEREAALVASEAVKILHEWDEEKEKKGKKYWFPSLRKL
- a CDS encoding 50S ribosomal protein L40e; its protein translation is MARFPEAEARIFRKYICMRCGATNPWKAEKCRKCGYKGLRPKAKEPRGGAGR
- a CDS encoding pyridoxal-phosphate dependent enzyme encodes the protein MLKCLRCGRTYEGFKIMCECGGVLEYIEEREGSFKGLLREEFLDVRRYLSFLPLKEEFLPKLTLPITPIVGRKIEGVNVFFKLEYLMPSGSFKDRGTYVTLAKLKEEGIRDVTLDSSGNAALSLALFAKSEGINAHIFIPKHTSEGKKRLLKLLEAEVHEVEGSRMEVHERARSFREGIYISHWYNPYFIEGTKTIAYEVYEQIGSVDYALAPTGSGTLFLGLYKGFKDLEAFEEARIPRMIAVQGRGYESLCKRSKEKSRLAEGIAIPEPPRREQMLKALKESNGACVSVGDEEIAEAIKELISMGFLVEPTSATAYAAFKLLLEEGYFEKGTKVLIPLTGSGLKSV
- a CDS encoding DUF257 family protein, with translation MSKKFEETVFEYNKTIQRGELILVEYTSSEPIHLVVYLLLRYLKKENIPFIIIDIADQLHVLKAHLKFAGINTKLIDEAQVIKLGGAITTGSVLERISLTLEPSVMKNEFVKILKQLAEKHDYFVRIGLGTEKLIKLLSEDPATLEAFFGSMVRPLLGYEKSTGVVFMNTGIIREDIVQEAEEIASRVFEVKLEEGEITFRVVKSINFNEHGKTLSIKAQELQEYFASVE
- a CDS encoding metallophosphoesterase family protein, whose protein sequence is MTYVAVLANINGNFPALVKALGRIEELKEEGYDIEKYYILGNIVGLFPYPKEVLDVLDDLMKDNHVKIIRGEFDQIIAMSDPHAEGPDYIDELALEPYIKEALKYTWEKLGHEGREFIRDLPIYLVDKIGKNDIFGVYGSPLNPFEGKVLPEQPTSYYEAVMRPVKDYELLLVASPKLPVNAMTRYGRVVCPGSIGFPPGKEHKATFALINVDNLHTKFVEVEYDKKIIEDKIKAEGLPEELIKILYHGKV